A stretch of Cicer arietinum cultivar CDC Frontier isolate Library 1 chromosome 5, Cicar.CDCFrontier_v2.0, whole genome shotgun sequence DNA encodes these proteins:
- the LOC101506530 gene encoding uncharacterized protein — MHEFYTVVHSSMLLSDLDRSQNSKSRANLINNDIGNKLMHNPAALDQRQVLRKSLNHKDLRSYDGYSSHSSVLTDDEGAGAYLKKSGSEKLRAVHVQKKVGLTDMANGLHKAVRKELRQMETDLAAVKSRASTLSPPIFHREEDTNPDELRVCTFP; from the exons ATGCATGAATTTTACACAGTAGTACATAGTAGTATGTTGCTG AGTGACTTGGATCGTTCTCAAAATTCTAAAAGTCGGGcaaatctaataaataatgATATTGGGAACAAGCTAATGCACAATCCAGCTGCTTTGGATCAAAGACAAGTGTTGAGAAAGTCCCTTAATCACAAGGATTTGAGATCATATGATGGCTACTCT AGTCATTCTTCAGTTCTAACTGACGATGAAGGAGCAGGTGCTTACTTAAAAAAAAGTGGAAGTGAGAAACTGCGAGCAGTTCATGTGCAGAAGAAG GTTGGACTCACTGACATGGCTAATGGATTGCACAAAGCAGTGCGGAAAGAATTGAGGCAAATGGAAACGGATCTA GCGGCGGTGAAATCAAGGGCCTCCACTTTATCCCCACCAATATTTCACCGCGAGGAAGATACAAATCCAGATGAATTGCGGGTTTGCACCTTTCCCTAG
- the LOC101506863 gene encoding protein PLASTID TRANSCRIPTIONALLY ACTIVE 10-like, translated as MYELPFYYPGQICVGKVTTLHLYQGAFVDIGGVYDGWVPIKNNDWFWIRHHIRVGMQVIVEITAKRDPYRFRFPIELRFVDPNIDHLIFNRFDCPPIFHREEDTNPDELRRDCGRPPIPRKDPGDKPAEEPLFSNHPYVDKVCFNGPFKKFARDNSGGLFSSCIGYIGQ; from the exons ATG TACGAACTGCCGTTCTATTATCCTGGCCAA ATTTGTGTGGGAAAGGTGACAACTTTGCATCTTTACCAAGGGGCATTTGTTGACATTGGAGGTGTATATGATGG GTGGGTTCCAATAAAGAATAATGATTGGTTTTGGATTCGTCATCATATAAGAGTGGGTATGCAAGTCATTGTTGAAATTACG GCAAAGCGGGATCCTTATCGCTTCCGGTTCCCAATCGAACTGCGTTTTGTCGATCCAAATATAGATCATCTGAT CTTTAACAGATTTGACTGCCCACCAATATTTCACCGCGAGGAAGATACAAATCCAGATGAATTGCGG CGTGACTGTGGAAGACCTCCCATTCCTAGAAAAGATCCAGGAGACAAGCCAGCAGAAGAACCTTTATTTTCCAATCACCCATAtgttgataaggtatgttttaATGGACCGTTTAAAAAATTTGCAAGAGACAACTCTGGTGGACTGTTTAGCTCATGCATAGGGTATATTGGTCAATAG